One genomic window of Bartonella sp. HY038 includes the following:
- a CDS encoding ceramide glucosyltransferase, which yields MWIIGTILVTLAALCLLLQIVTLLVVAIRSKWHPVSTIETWYDEGVTILRPVAGLENNLERTLTSAFTLDHPKKEIIFCVSRDNDPVIPLVEKLMAQYPDVPSQLLIGDNPISPNPKLNNLIKGWKVAQYDWVVMTDSNVLMPPDYIAQLFARFKNDTGLVASPPLGTEPENFAADVEAAFLNSYQARWQLCSDTLGNGFAQGKTLFWRREVLDNAGGIEALASEIAEDAAATKVVRSQGLKVRLSAMPFAQPLGEKQFQPVWSRQVRWAKLRRDSFAFFFYIEILSGSVFPLLCLLLAACLGAVSFTSILWFMLVWYGVEFITTAYVGWPMSIRQAIAIFYRDILLVAVWFSAFGKGGYQWQGHKVDIGKK from the coding sequence GTGTGGATTATAGGAACCATTTTAGTGACACTTGCAGCTTTGTGTCTATTGCTTCAAATTGTAACTTTGCTTGTTGTGGCTATTCGCTCAAAATGGCATCCCGTTAGCACAATTGAGACTTGGTATGATGAGGGTGTAACTATCTTGCGGCCAGTTGCTGGTCTTGAAAATAATTTAGAACGTACCCTTACTTCCGCCTTTACGCTAGACCACCCTAAAAAAGAAATTATTTTTTGTGTTTCGCGCGATAATGATCCAGTTATCCCCTTGGTTGAAAAACTAATGGCGCAATATCCTGATGTGCCATCACAATTATTAATTGGTGATAATCCAATTAGCCCAAATCCTAAACTAAACAACCTAATCAAAGGTTGGAAAGTCGCTCAATATGATTGGGTAGTGATGACCGATTCCAATGTATTGATGCCGCCTGATTATATTGCTCAGCTTTTTGCTCGTTTTAAAAATGATACTGGGCTTGTCGCTTCGCCGCCGCTTGGTACTGAGCCTGAAAATTTTGCTGCTGATGTAGAAGCAGCCTTCTTAAATAGCTATCAAGCACGCTGGCAATTATGTTCCGATACGCTTGGCAACGGCTTTGCACAAGGTAAGACATTATTTTGGCGGCGCGAGGTATTAGATAATGCCGGTGGTATTGAAGCCCTAGCGAGTGAAATTGCCGAAGACGCTGCCGCCACCAAGGTCGTGCGCTCACAAGGACTAAAAGTACGCCTATCTGCAATGCCTTTTGCCCAACCGCTTGGCGAAAAGCAATTTCAACCAGTATGGTCAAGGCAAGTTCGCTGGGCCAAACTGCGCCGTGACTCCTTTGCCTTTTTCTTTTACATTGAAATCTTGTCAGGTAGCGTTTTTCCACTGCTATGCCTATTGCTTGCAGCATGTTTGGGGGCGGTGTCCTTCACCTCCATTCTTTGGTTTATGCTTGTTTGGTATGGCGTAGAATTCATAACCACCGCTTATGTGGGGTGGCCAATGTCCATACGGCAAGCAATTGCTATTTTTTATCGCGATATTTTATTAGTAGCAGTATGGTTTTCAGCCTTTGGCAAAGGTGGCTATCAATGGCAGGGTCATAAGGTTGATATTGGTAAAAAATAA
- a CDS encoding MFS transporter — translation MVHSKNGVQTTTSSALKTKSEKTKLIVAASIGNFLEIFDFTVYSFFAGIIGQVFFKSEDWLTSLLFSVGVFGVGFVMRPLGSIIIGAYADRKGRKAAMLLTILLMALGSALIGFAPPASAIGIMAPILLVVGRLLQGFSAGGEIGAATTLLMESAERHQRGFFVSWQFIGQGLSSLTGSLMAASLTAVLSTEALHSWGWRVPFIFSLLIIPVGLYIRAHINETFEAESHTQQSSHPFAVLLDKHLLQTCLGVLYILPVTALMYILIFYMPNYLKTVTTMGESQTFLVTSYASIVMIIFSIISGFLCDKLERRKPVALIILLIALIASFFDFYFVATPTLFFIFHTIGIGCLGLLMTFSVLMIMEAFERSIRATATGVIYAFGVTIFGGTAQIIVTWLLKISDKNIMAPFWYLGSALIIGIIAASLFHEKRHKQ, via the coding sequence ATGGTACATTCCAAAAATGGAGTACAGACAACGACCAGTTCTGCGCTCAAAACAAAATCTGAAAAAACCAAGCTGATTGTAGCAGCTAGTATTGGCAATTTTTTGGAAATTTTCGATTTTACCGTATATAGCTTTTTTGCTGGTATTATCGGACAAGTTTTCTTTAAATCAGAAGACTGGTTGACATCGCTTTTATTTTCGGTTGGCGTTTTTGGTGTCGGCTTTGTTATGCGTCCGCTTGGTAGCATCATAATTGGAGCTTATGCTGATCGCAAGGGCCGAAAAGCTGCTATGCTTTTAACAATTTTGTTAATGGCTTTAGGCAGTGCTTTGATTGGTTTTGCCCCGCCTGCTTCGGCTATTGGTATTATGGCACCGATTTTATTGGTCGTTGGTAGGCTATTGCAAGGATTTTCTGCAGGCGGCGAAATTGGTGCAGCAACAACATTGCTGATGGAATCGGCAGAACGTCATCAACGTGGCTTTTTTGTTAGCTGGCAATTTATCGGTCAAGGCTTAAGCTCTCTAACCGGTTCGCTCATGGCGGCTAGTCTAACAGCAGTATTATCGACGGAAGCCTTGCATAGTTGGGGTTGGCGCGTGCCTTTCATCTTCTCGTTGCTTATTATTCCTGTAGGGCTTTATATTCGTGCCCATATTAATGAAACCTTTGAAGCGGAAAGCCACACACAACAAAGCAGCCATCCTTTCGCAGTTTTGTTAGACAAGCATTTGCTACAAACTTGCCTTGGCGTTCTTTATATTTTACCTGTCACTGCGCTTATGTATATTTTGATTTTCTACATGCCAAATTATCTTAAAACAGTGACCACCATGGGAGAATCGCAGACTTTTCTGGTTACCAGCTATGCCAGTATTGTTATGATAATCTTCTCAATTATTTCTGGATTTTTATGCGATAAGTTGGAACGGCGTAAGCCAGTTGCACTGATAATTTTGCTCATTGCGCTTATAGCTAGCTTTTTTGATTTTTATTTTGTTGCAACACCAACATTATTCTTCATTTTCCATACCATCGGCATTGGTTGCCTTGGCCTTCTTATGACATTTAGCGTTTTAATGATTATGGAAGCTTTTGAGCGGTCAATTCGAGCAACTGCAACCGGAGTGATCTATGCTTTTGGTGTTACTATTTTTGGCGGCACAGCACAAATCATTGTGACTTGGCTTTTAAAAATATCAGACAAAAATATCATGGCGCCATTTTGGTATCTCGGGTCAGCCCTCATTATTGGTATTATCGCAGCTTCACTGTTTCATGAAAAACGTCACAAACAATAA
- the pdeM gene encoding ligase-associated DNA damage response endonuclease PdeM: protein MRTAFKIGFCGQDLILDASGAIYWPSEKLLIIADLHFEKGNAFARQGHLIPPLDTKITIEKLTKLFAHYQPEAILSLGDSFHDTRIFNFIAPDIRQYLTSLSQQFHWIWISGNHDPFLPDNLNGEIVTKKKIQTLTFCHEPQKNGEKGQVSGHLHPAKRIKRYGASIRGFCFATDFSRLILPALGAYAGGLDLEHRAFNGLFDVKKLVAFLLHQGEIFPIKPQ, encoded by the coding sequence TTGAGAACAGCCTTTAAAATAGGCTTTTGTGGCCAAGATCTTATACTTGATGCATCGGGTGCTATATATTGGCCAAGTGAAAAATTATTAATTATTGCCGACTTACATTTTGAAAAAGGCAATGCCTTTGCACGTCAAGGTCACCTTATACCACCCCTTGACACTAAAATTACCATTGAAAAATTAACAAAGCTATTTGCGCATTATCAACCCGAAGCAATATTAAGCCTTGGTGACAGCTTTCACGATACGCGCATATTTAATTTTATCGCACCGGACATTCGCCAATATTTGACAAGCTTATCGCAACAATTTCATTGGATTTGGATTAGCGGCAACCATGATCCATTTTTGCCAGATAATTTAAATGGCGAAATTGTTACAAAAAAAAAAATTCAGACACTTACCTTTTGTCATGAACCGCAAAAGAATGGTGAAAAGGGCCAAGTTTCTGGCCATTTACACCCAGCTAAGCGGATTAAACGCTATGGTGCATCTATACGCGGCTTTTGTTTTGCTACCGATTTTTCGCGTTTGATCTTACCAGCATTGGGAGCTTATGCCGGTGGACTAGATCTTGAGCATCGTGCTTTTAACGGTCTTTTTGATGTCAAAAAATTGGTTGCATTTTTACTGCACCAAGGGGAAATATTTCCGATAAAACCACAATAA
- the pncB gene encoding nicotinate phosphoribosyltransferase encodes MARTDIARRVFNHTWKLDPIVRSLLDTDFYKLLMLQMIWGLYRDVDVTFSLINRTKTVHLADEIDEDELRAQLDHARQLRFSKKEMIWLGGNTFYGRRHIFQPEFLNWLQDFQLPEYELRRRDGQYELRFSGPWTHTTMWEIPALAIINELRSRAAMRNLGRFALDVLYARAKAKMWGKVERLRKLPDIRISDFGTRRRHSFLWQRWCVEALKEGIGTAFTGTSNVLLAMDTDVEALGTNAHELPMVVAALAQNDEQLSAAPYKVMQDWNRYYGGNLLIILPDAFGTDSFLRNAPDWVADWTGFRPDSAPPIEGGEKIIKWWQEHGKDPREKLLIFSDALDVDTIEETYRHFDGRVRMSFGWGTNLTNDFAGCAPDAISGLKAISLVCKVTHVNGRPAVKLSDNLQKATGEPDEIKRYIDFFGNKDRLDRPVEI; translated from the coding sequence ATGGCTCGCACCGATATTGCCCGACGTGTTTTTAACCATACATGGAAGCTTGATCCGATTGTTCGATCATTGCTTGATACTGATTTTTACAAATTGCTTATGCTGCAAATGATTTGGGGGCTTTATCGCGATGTTGATGTGACCTTTTCGCTGATCAACCGCACCAAGACTGTGCATTTGGCCGATGAAATTGACGAAGACGAGTTACGTGCCCAACTTGACCATGCACGGCAATTGCGCTTTAGCAAAAAGGAAATGATTTGGCTTGGTGGTAATACATTTTACGGCCGCCGCCATATTTTCCAACCAGAATTTTTAAATTGGCTGCAAGATTTTCAACTGCCCGAATATGAATTGCGCCGTCGTGATGGCCAATATGAGTTGCGCTTTTCAGGCCCTTGGACCCATACAACCATGTGGGAGATTCCCGCTCTTGCAATCATCAATGAATTGCGCTCACGTGCCGCAATGCGCAATCTTGGTCGTTTTGCCTTGGATGTGCTTTATGCGCGCGCCAAAGCAAAAATGTGGGGTAAGGTTGAACGTTTACGCAAATTGCCAGATATTCGCATATCAGATTTTGGCACGCGCCGCCGCCATTCTTTTCTTTGGCAGCGTTGGTGTGTGGAAGCCTTGAAAGAAGGCATTGGCACAGCTTTTACTGGTACTAGCAATGTGTTATTGGCCATGGATACGGATGTCGAGGCTCTTGGCACCAATGCCCATGAATTGCCGATGGTGGTCGCCGCTTTAGCTCAAAATGACGAACAGTTGAGCGCTGCTCCTTATAAGGTTATGCAGGATTGGAACCGCTATTATGGCGGCAATCTGTTAATTATTCTGCCTGATGCTTTTGGCACAGATTCATTCTTGCGCAATGCCCCTGATTGGGTTGCAGATTGGACGGGGTTTCGCCCTGATAGTGCGCCACCAATCGAGGGTGGTGAAAAAATCATTAAGTGGTGGCAAGAGCATGGTAAAGACCCACGCGAAAAATTATTGATTTTTTCTGATGCTTTGGATGTTGATACGATTGAAGAAACCTATCGCCATTTTGATGGGCGGGTAAGAATGAGTTTTGGTTGGGGGACCAACCTAACCAATGATTTTGCTGGCTGCGCACCGGACGCAATTTCGGGCCTTAAAGCGATTTCATTGGTGTGCAAAGTTACCCATGTCAATGGTAGGCCTGCTGTTAAATTGTCAGATAATTTGCAAAAAGCAACTGGCGAACCTGATGAAATTAAGCGCTATATTGATTTTTTTGGCAATAAGGATCGCCTTGACCGCCCAGTAGAAATTTAG
- a CDS encoding M20 aminoacylase family protein, producing the protein MSTKQNFPNIQNIQDHIIRFNDDMVAIRQDLHAHPELAYEEHRTADIVSKLLKSWGYEVETQIGKTGVVGQLKCGNGTKTIGLRADFDALPIEEQTNLSYSSKNAGKMHACGHDGHTAMLLAAARYFAESKNFDGTVNLIFQPAEEGYAGAKAMIDDGLFQKYPCDKIFALHNWPDAPIGYMGSKVGTFMPSSDTAKIIIHGKGGHGALPEKAIDPIAIGGMLINALQTIVSRNVPPSEAAVVTIGSFHAGFAANVIPDSAEMLLTIRCFTPQTRDLLQERIEKIAKTQAESFGATAEVIYKRVYPPLVNHRAETEFALDVAQNAFGDTMVNRDMPRVSGSEDFAFMLEERKGSYLMIGNGESAPLHNPNYNFNDALIPLGGSYFAMLVESYLR; encoded by the coding sequence ATGAGTACAAAGCAAAATTTTCCTAATATTCAAAACATCCAAGATCATATCATCCGCTTTAATGATGATATGGTTGCTATTCGCCAAGATTTACACGCCCATCCAGAACTTGCCTATGAAGAGCATCGAACCGCGGATATTGTATCGAAATTATTGAAAAGTTGGGGCTATGAGGTTGAAACGCAAATTGGCAAAACTGGTGTTGTTGGCCAACTAAAATGCGGCAATGGCACCAAAACGATTGGTCTTCGAGCAGATTTTGACGCTCTACCGATTGAAGAGCAAACCAACCTTTCTTATTCCAGTAAAAATGCTGGAAAGATGCATGCTTGTGGCCATGATGGTCATACGGCCATGTTATTGGCGGCGGCTCGTTATTTTGCCGAAAGCAAGAATTTTGATGGCACAGTTAATCTGATTTTTCAGCCCGCAGAAGAAGGTTATGCCGGCGCAAAAGCCATGATAGATGATGGGTTATTTCAAAAATATCCATGTGATAAGATTTTTGCATTGCATAATTGGCCAGATGCGCCAATTGGCTATATGGGCAGTAAAGTGGGTACTTTCATGCCGTCTAGCGATACGGCTAAAATCATCATACACGGCAAAGGCGGTCATGGCGCATTGCCTGAAAAAGCCATTGATCCTATTGCCATTGGTGGCATGCTCATTAATGCGTTACAAACAATCGTATCACGCAATGTACCACCTTCTGAAGCGGCAGTGGTAACCATTGGTAGTTTTCATGCAGGTTTTGCCGCCAATGTTATTCCTGATAGTGCTGAAATGCTGCTAACAATACGCTGTTTCACCCCACAAACTCGTGATTTACTACAAGAGCGTATCGAAAAAATTGCAAAAACGCAGGCTGAAAGTTTTGGCGCAACAGCAGAGGTTATTTATAAGCGCGTCTACCCTCCGCTTGTTAATCATCGGGCAGAAACCGAATTTGCGCTTGACGTTGCCCAAAATGCCTTTGGTGACACAATGGTCAATCGCGATATGCCAAGAGTTTCCGGTAGTGAAGATTTTGCTTTTATGCTTGAAGAGCGTAAAGGCAGCTATTTAATGATTGGCAATGGTGAAAGTGCGCCTTTGCATAATCCCAACTATAACTTTAATGACGCACTCATCCCACTTGGTGGCAGTTATTTTGCTATGTTGGTTGAAAGCTACCTGCGTTAG
- the arfB gene encoding alternative ribosome rescue aminoacyl-tRNA hydrolase ArfB — protein sequence MVQKIDLSDDFLYVNETITIHKSSFEESFIRASGPGGQNVNKVATAVQLRFFPQLADISTDVIDRLIKLAGQRATKDGQILLEADRFRTQERNRIDARERLVDLLRKASAPPPPPRKKTRPTKASVERRLVSKTSRGSVKKLRGRVKDD from the coding sequence ATGGTACAAAAAATAGACTTAAGTGACGATTTCCTTTATGTAAATGAAACCATCACCATTCATAAAAGCAGTTTTGAAGAAAGCTTTATTCGCGCAAGTGGCCCTGGGGGACAAAATGTCAACAAGGTCGCCACTGCTGTGCAATTGCGTTTTTTCCCGCAATTAGCTGATATTTCTACCGATGTAATTGATCGCCTGATTAAACTTGCCGGACAACGCGCCACCAAGGATGGGCAAATTTTGCTTGAGGCTGATCGCTTTCGCACACAAGAGCGCAACAGAATTGATGCGCGCGAGCGCTTGGTTGATTTACTGCGAAAAGCAAGTGCGCCACCACCACCGCCAAGAAAGAAAACAAGGCCAACCAAAGCCTCGGTGGAGCGCCGCTTAGTCAGTAAAACGAGCCGCGGCAGCGTTAAAAAATTACGCGGCCGCGTTAAAGACGATTAA
- the dnaK gene encoding molecular chaperone DnaK gives MAKIIGIDLGTTNSCVAVMDGKTAKVIENAEGARTTPSIVAFTDGGERLVGQPAKRQAVTNPEGTIFAVKRLIGRRFDDPTVAKDKALVPYAIVRGDNGDAAVEAKDNTYSPSQISAMILQKMKETAEAYLGEKVEQAVITVPAYFNDAQRQATKDAGKIAGLEVLRIINEPTAAALAYGLEKKDGKTIAVYDLGGGTFDVSILEIGDGVFEVKSTNGDTFLGGEDFDMRLVSYFADEFKKEQGIDLKNDKLALQRLKEAAEKAKIELSSAQQTEINLPFITADQTGPKHLTMKLTRAKFESLVEDFVKRTIEPCKAALKDADLTAADIDEVVLVGGMTRMPKIQEVVKNFFGKDPHKGVNPDEVVAMGAAVQAGVIQGDVTDVLLLDVTPLSLGIETLGGVFTRLIDRNTTIPTKKSNVFSTAEDNQNAVTIRVFQGEREMAADNKMLGEFNLVGIPPAPRGVPQIEVTFDIDANGIVNVSAKDKGTGKEQQVRIQASGGLSDDDIEKMVREAEEHAADDKKRREIVEAKNQAEGLIHSAEKSVADYGDKVSAEDKAAIETAIVDLKAAMEGDNADDIRAKSDRLTEASMKLGQAMYEASNMADDPEAAAEAASGKDDVVDADFEEIDDNKKK, from the coding sequence ATGGCAAAAATTATTGGTATTGACCTTGGTACCACCAATTCATGCGTTGCTGTCATGGACGGCAAAACAGCAAAAGTAATTGAAAATGCGGAAGGTGCACGCACCACCCCATCAATCGTTGCTTTCACCGATGGCGGTGAGCGCCTTGTCGGTCAACCTGCAAAACGTCAGGCCGTGACAAATCCAGAAGGCACAATTTTTGCGGTTAAGCGCCTTATCGGTCGTCGCTTTGATGATCCAACCGTTGCTAAGGATAAGGCACTTGTTCCTTATGCTATTGTACGCGGTGACAATGGCGATGCTGCTGTTGAAGCAAAAGACAACACCTATTCACCTTCACAGATTTCTGCAATGATTTTGCAGAAAATGAAAGAAACAGCTGAAGCCTATCTTGGTGAAAAAGTAGAACAAGCCGTTATTACGGTTCCTGCTTACTTTAATGACGCACAGCGTCAGGCAACCAAAGATGCTGGTAAGATTGCTGGTCTTGAAGTTCTTCGTATTATCAACGAGCCAACTGCTGCAGCACTTGCTTATGGCCTTGAGAAAAAAGACGGTAAGACCATTGCTGTTTACGATCTTGGTGGTGGTACCTTCGACGTTTCAATTTTGGAAATTGGCGATGGCGTTTTTGAAGTAAAATCAACCAATGGTGACACATTCCTTGGTGGTGAAGACTTTGACATGCGTCTTGTTTCTTACTTTGCTGATGAATTCAAAAAAGAACAAGGCATCGATCTTAAGAACGACAAGCTTGCATTACAGCGCTTGAAAGAAGCTGCTGAAAAGGCAAAGATCGAGCTTTCATCGGCTCAGCAGACTGAAATCAATCTGCCATTTATCACTGCAGACCAAACTGGTCCAAAGCACTTGACCATGAAACTTACTCGCGCCAAATTTGAATCCTTGGTGGAAGATTTCGTCAAGCGCACCATTGAACCTTGTAAGGCTGCATTAAAAGATGCTGATTTGACCGCTGCTGATATTGATGAAGTGGTTCTTGTTGGTGGTATGACTCGTATGCCAAAAATCCAAGAAGTTGTTAAAAACTTCTTTGGTAAAGATCCTCATAAGGGTGTTAACCCTGATGAAGTTGTGGCAATGGGTGCAGCCGTTCAAGCTGGCGTTATCCAAGGCGACGTAACCGATGTGTTATTGCTTGACGTTACACCACTTTCACTTGGTATTGAGACTCTTGGTGGCGTGTTTACTCGTCTTATCGACCGTAACACAACTATTCCAACCAAGAAATCTAATGTGTTCTCGACTGCTGAAGACAACCAGAATGCTGTGACTATTCGCGTGTTCCAAGGTGAGCGCGAAATGGCAGCCGACAATAAGATGCTTGGCGAATTCAACCTAGTTGGTATTCCACCAGCACCACGTGGCGTTCCGCAAATTGAAGTGACATTTGATATTGATGCTAATGGTATCGTTAATGTTTCTGCAAAAGATAAAGGTACTGGTAAAGAACAGCAAGTGCGTATTCAGGCATCTGGTGGTCTTAGCGATGATGACATCGAAAAGATGGTTCGTGAAGCTGAAGAACATGCCGCAGATGACAAGAAGCGTCGTGAAATTGTTGAAGCTAAAAACCAGGCTGAAGGTCTTATCCATTCTGCAGAAAAATCTGTTGCTGATTATGGTGATAAGGTTTCGGCTGAAGATAAGGCTGCAATTGAAACCGCTATTGTTGACCTTAAGGCAGCAATGGAAGGTGATAATGCTGACGACATCCGCGCTAAGAGTGATAGGCTTACAGAAGCAAGCATGAAGCTTGGACAAGCCATGTATGAAGCCAGTAATATGGCTGATGATCCTGAGGCTGCGGCAGAAGCTGCAAGCGGCAAGGATGATGTTGTTGATGCTGATTTTGAAGAAATTGACGATAATAAGAAAAAGTAA
- a CDS encoding glutamine amidotransferase, whose amino-acid sequence MSLAYNFKLDYDDERPLLASGEKAPILVVLHQASSTAGRVGQLLQKAGFPLDIRRPALGEKLPKTLVHHSGVVIFGGPMSANDPHDYVRYETDWISVPLRENKPFLGICLGAQLLTRHIGGQIRSHKDGLVEIGWYPIEATPVGQSLFNWPKMVYHFHLEGCFDLPRDAQLLASGANYPTQAFRYGENAWGVQFHAELTRVMMQRWVVHGAQRFNDMGAQNGKCHLDGRFLYDCALLTWLKQALNKIFHINELA is encoded by the coding sequence ATGTCACTGGCATATAATTTTAAATTGGATTATGATGATGAACGGCCCTTATTAGCTAGTGGGGAAAAAGCTCCTATTTTAGTGGTTTTGCATCAGGCAAGCTCTACCGCTGGACGTGTGGGACAATTATTGCAAAAGGCTGGTTTTCCCCTTGATATTAGACGCCCTGCCCTAGGTGAGAAACTACCCAAAACCCTTGTGCATCATAGTGGTGTTGTGATTTTTGGCGGCCCGATGAGTGCCAATGATCCCCATGATTATGTACGCTATGAAACGGATTGGATTAGTGTGCCGTTGCGTGAGAATAAACCGTTTTTAGGCATTTGCCTTGGAGCGCAATTGTTAACTCGCCATATTGGTGGCCAAATTCGCTCGCACAAGGACGGCTTGGTAGAAATTGGTTGGTATCCAATTGAAGCAACTCCTGTTGGCCAAAGCCTATTTAACTGGCCAAAAATGGTTTATCATTTTCATCTTGAAGGTTGTTTTGATCTCCCTCGTGATGCACAATTATTAGCAAGCGGCGCGAATTACCCCACCCAAGCCTTTCGCTATGGTGAAAACGCCTGGGGCGTTCAGTTCCATGCGGAGCTAACTCGCGTCATGATGCAACGCTGGGTGGTGCATGGTGCGCAGCGCTTTAATGATATGGGCGCACAAAATGGCAAATGCCATTTAGATGGCAGATTTTTATATGATTGTGCTTTATTAACTTGGTTAAAACAAGCGCTTAACAAAATTTTTCATATTAATGAATTAGCATAG
- the dnaJ gene encoding molecular chaperone DnaJ, with protein sequence MKVDYYEVLGVARGCDEKGLKAAFRKLAMQYHPDRNPGDAEAERKFKELGEAYDVLKDPQKRAAYDQYGHAAFENGGRGFGGGGGGFGGGFGGGFADIFEDIFGDMMGGGRRRRSDGRERGADLSYNMEVTLEEAYSGKTAQIRVPSHIVCDDCSGTGAKKGTKPKTCPTCQGAGRVRASQGFFSVERACPTCHGRGEVIEDPCPKCHGQGKVEQERSLSVNIPAGIEDGTRIRLSNEGEAGSRGGPNGDLYIFLSVKPHEFFQRDGADLYCAVPISMTKAALGGEFDVSTLDGAQNLVKVPEGTQNGKQFRLRGKGMPVLRQEVKGDLYIQVTIETPQKLTKRQRELLQEFDELSNHENSPQSHGFFSRMKDFFENMGKN encoded by the coding sequence ATGAAGGTCGATTATTATGAAGTGCTGGGCGTTGCGCGTGGATGCGATGAAAAGGGGCTAAAGGCAGCCTTTCGCAAATTAGCAATGCAATATCACCCTGATCGTAATCCCGGTGACGCAGAAGCTGAACGTAAATTCAAAGAACTTGGCGAAGCCTATGATGTGTTAAAAGACCCACAAAAACGCGCCGCTTATGACCAATATGGCCATGCTGCCTTTGAAAATGGTGGTCGTGGCTTTGGTGGCGGCGGCGGAGGTTTTGGCGGTGGCTTTGGCGGTGGTTTTGCTGATATATTTGAAGATATTTTCGGCGATATGATGGGCGGCGGCCGCCGTCGTCGTAGTGACGGCCGTGAACGTGGCGCCGATCTTAGCTATAATATGGAAGTCACACTTGAAGAAGCCTATAGCGGTAAAACTGCGCAAATTCGTGTACCAAGCCATATTGTTTGTGACGACTGCTCCGGCACTGGTGCTAAAAAAGGCACCAAACCAAAAACATGCCCAACCTGTCAAGGTGCAGGGCGTGTAAGGGCATCTCAAGGCTTTTTCTCGGTGGAACGCGCTTGCCCAACTTGTCATGGTCGCGGGGAAGTCATTGAGGATCCATGCCCTAAATGCCATGGTCAAGGCAAAGTTGAGCAAGAGCGCTCGCTTTCAGTCAATATTCCAGCCGGTATTGAAGATGGTACACGCATCCGCTTATCGAATGAAGGCGAAGCCGGATCGCGCGGTGGACCAAATGGCGATCTTTATATTTTCCTATCAGTAAAACCCCATGAGTTTTTCCAGCGTGATGGTGCCGATCTTTATTGTGCAGTGCCCATTTCAATGACCAAGGCAGCGCTTGGTGGCGAGTTTGATGTATCAACCCTCGACGGCGCACAAAATTTAGTCAAAGTGCCAGAAGGTACGCAAAACGGCAAGCAATTCCGCTTACGCGGCAAAGGCATGCCCGTCTTGCGCCAAGAGGTAAAAGGCGATCTTTATATTCAAGTAACGATTGAAACACCACAAAAGCTAACCAAGCGCCAACGTGAATTGCTACAAGAATTTGATGAATTGTCTAATCATGAAAATTCTCCGCAATCGCACGGCTTTTTCTCACGTATGAAAGACTTTTTTGAAAACATGGGAAAAAACTAA